The following are encoded together in the Pseudanabaena sp. FACHB-2040 genome:
- a CDS encoding ATP-binding cassette domain-containing protein, with amino-acid sequence MITIRELRKVYGPFVALEGFSEDIQAGEIFGVIGQSGAGKSTLIRCVNRLETPTSGTVVVDGQEITALSGADLRRARQRMGMIFQHFNLLSSRTAAGNIAFPLEVMGYSRLQRKARVEELLALVGLAGKGNHYPAQLSGGQKQRVGIARALAAQPKVLLSDEATSALDPQTTRSILELLKDLNQKMGLTILLITHDMGVVKHICDRVAILEQGQVVERGRVADLAAQPSSRLAQDFFPRRRERPLRSGSLLATVSFNGAAANQPIISSLVRQFDVEVNLLNGSIETIGGQSVGQLQLELSGAEVQAALQHLYQLNIEVEVHHGPTASEQLVDSNP; translated from the coding sequence TTCAGTGAAGACATCCAGGCAGGCGAGATTTTTGGGGTAATCGGCCAGAGTGGGGCCGGTAAGAGTACTTTGATCCGCTGCGTCAATCGTCTGGAAACACCGACTTCTGGCACAGTTGTGGTCGATGGCCAGGAGATTACTGCCCTGTCGGGAGCCGATCTGCGGCGGGCGAGGCAGCGCATGGGCATGATTTTTCAGCACTTTAACCTGCTCAGCTCTCGCACGGCAGCTGGAAATATTGCCTTTCCCCTGGAGGTGATGGGCTATAGCCGCCTGCAGCGCAAGGCGCGGGTTGAGGAGCTGCTGGCGCTGGTGGGGCTGGCAGGAAAAGGAAATCATTACCCAGCCCAGCTCTCAGGTGGGCAGAAGCAGCGGGTAGGCATTGCTCGCGCTCTGGCTGCCCAGCCCAAGGTGCTCTTGTCAGATGAGGCCACCTCGGCCCTTGATCCCCAAACAACTCGTTCGATTCTGGAGCTGTTGAAGGACTTGAACCAGAAAATGGGTCTGACCATCTTGCTGATTACCCACGATATGGGTGTGGTCAAACACATTTGCGATCGCGTTGCCATTTTGGAGCAGGGGCAGGTGGTAGAGCGGGGGCGGGTAGCTGATTTGGCCGCTCAGCCTAGTTCTCGGCTGGCTCAAGACTTTTTTCCTCGTCGTCGGGAGCGGCCGCTGCGCTCTGGCAGCCTGCTCGCCACCGTTTCCTTCAACGGGGCAGCAGCGAATCAGCCCATTATCAGCAGCCTAGTGCGGCAATTTGATGTAGAGGTCAACCTTCTCAACGGCAGTATCGAAACGATTGGCGGTCAATCAGTGGGCCAGCTACAGCTAGAGCTTTCTGGCGCAGAGGTGCAGGCAGCTCTGCAACACCTGTATCAACTCAACATCGAAGTAGAGGTGCATCATGGACCCACAGCTTCTGAGCAGCTTGTGGACAGCAACCCTTGA